One part of the Dyadobacter sp. 676 genome encodes these proteins:
- a CDS encoding 2Fe-2S iron-sulfur cluster-binding protein, which produces MEEVKPQLLKITFDGIEVEVEPGTTIMQAARKIAEADESQGHLVPPAMCYYKPLPVSGGKCRACLVKVTAGSAKDPRPMPKLVPSCITQVQDGMVVENTTNQAVLDTRRGIVEFLLINHPLDCPICDQAGECHLQDFAFEHGSVKTRYEEERRTFDKIDIGPYVQLHMTRCILCYRCVYTADQITDKRVHGVMNRGDASEISTYIEKAIDNDFSGNVIDVCPVGALTDKTFRFKNRVWFSKPEDAHRECDKCCGKVTLWYRGEEVIRVTARKNTWGEVNDFICNTCRFEKKQTSDWVLEGPTKVKRSSVISANKYRKDLIAKPNFALKLAASQFKKIDDSRPYITDPETIRHLSIENNEKANHRSLAARNN; this is translated from the coding sequence ATGGAAGAAGTTAAACCCCAATTGTTGAAAATTACATTCGACGGCATCGAGGTCGAAGTGGAACCCGGGACTACCATCATGCAGGCGGCTCGCAAGATCGCCGAAGCGGATGAAAGCCAGGGCCACCTTGTTCCGCCGGCGATGTGCTACTATAAACCGCTGCCTGTTTCAGGAGGTAAATGCCGGGCCTGCCTGGTGAAAGTGACTGCGGGTTCCGCCAAGGATCCCCGTCCGATGCCGAAGCTGGTGCCGTCCTGCATTACGCAGGTTCAGGATGGAATGGTGGTTGAAAATACGACCAACCAGGCGGTGCTCGATACCCGCAGGGGCATCGTAGAATTTCTGCTGATCAATCACCCGCTCGACTGCCCTATTTGCGATCAGGCCGGTGAATGCCATTTGCAGGATTTCGCATTTGAGCATGGTTCGGTAAAAACACGCTACGAGGAGGAAAGAAGGACTTTCGACAAAATCGATATCGGTCCTTACGTGCAGCTCCACATGACGCGATGCATTCTTTGCTACCGCTGCGTGTATACCGCCGACCAGATTACCGACAAGCGCGTTCATGGGGTGATGAACCGTGGGGACGCTTCGGAAATCAGCACCTACATCGAAAAAGCGATCGATAACGATTTCTCCGGAAACGTGATCGACGTTTGTCCGGTAGGCGCGCTGACCGACAAGACATTCCGTTTCAAGAACCGCGTATGGTTCTCCAAACCCGAGGATGCTCACCGCGAATGTGACAAATGCTGCGGCAAAGTGACATTATGGTATCGCGGGGAGGAAGTGATCCGCGTTACGGCCCGTAAGAATACCTGGGGCGAGGTAAACGATTTCATTTGTAATACCTGCCGCTTTGAGAAAAAACAAACCAGCGACTGGGTATTGGAAGGACCTACCAAAGTAAAACGCAGTTCGGTAATATCGGCGAACAAATACCGGAAGGATCTGATCGCGAAACCCAATTTCGCATTGAAACTGGCTGCATCGCAGTTCAAAAAAATCGACGACTCGAGGCCCTATATAACCGATCCGGAAACGATTCGTCACCTGAGCATCGAGAATAATGAAAAGGCTAACCATCGTTCGCTGGCAGCCAGGAATAATTAA
- the gcvP gene encoding aminomethyl-transferring glycine dehydrogenase, giving the protein MKVNLRNQDKFENRHHGKDEQELQEMLKTIGAGSVDELIDQTLPSAIRLQKPLNLPRPKSEQEFLQYIKRIASKNAVLKSYIGTGYYDTITPNVILRNILENPAWYTAYTPYQAEIAQGRLEMLLNFQTVVTDLTGMEIANASLLDEATAAAEAMTMLNAVKAGARKKANTFFVSELCHPQTIDLIYTRAKPIGIEVVVGNHATVDLTNEDIYAALVQYPATDGEVIDYTDFIASAHELGITVAVAADLLALTLLKSPGEMGADVVIGSSQRFGVPMGYGGPHAAYFATKDAYKRQIPGRIIGVSVDGEGNRALRMALQTREQHIRREKATSNICTAQVLLAVIAGAYSVYHGPEGIKNIAGRVHGLTRLFVDTVRKFNYEVVTENYFDTVTLRTPLTRKLREQALKWGINLRYHGDESLSVSFDEAKTFDDVIALLNVFAEVSGFQGEMVIDEELEFSLPENLVRTSEYLTHPVFNTHHTEHEMLRYLKSLENKDLSLVHSMISLGSCTMKLNATAEMIPLTWPEFGGLHPFAPTNQVGGYAQLVSELNTWLCEITGFAAMSFQPNSGAQGEYAGLMAIRAYHESRGEAHRNVALIPSSAHGTNPASAVMAGMKVVVTKCDERGNIDVEDLREKAEQHAADLSCLMVTYPSTHGVYEESIIEICSMIHSFGGQVYMDGANMNAQVGLTSPASIGADVCHLNLHKTFCIPHGGGGPGVGPIGVAEHLMPFLPGHVNFSTQPEHLPAGQAGAVSAAPYGSASILTISYAYIAMMGGEGLTNATKYAILNANYIKERLSGHYEVLYTGANGRCAHEMIVDCRSFKAVGVEAEDLAKRLMDYGFHAPTLSFPVAGTLMIEPTESESKAELDRFCDAMIAIRNEIREVEEGIADRTDNVLKNAPHTSRVLLNESWNRSYSREKAAFPLPYLRFNKFWPSVSRVDSAYGDRNLICSCIPVEAYSEVEEA; this is encoded by the coding sequence ATGAAAGTTAATCTTCGAAACCAGGACAAGTTTGAAAACCGTCACCACGGTAAAGATGAACAGGAATTGCAGGAAATGTTGAAGACTATCGGAGCGGGATCAGTGGACGAGCTGATCGACCAGACTCTGCCTTCTGCGATCCGTCTACAAAAACCACTGAATTTGCCGAGGCCCAAATCGGAGCAGGAATTTTTACAATACATTAAAAGAATTGCTTCCAAAAACGCGGTGCTGAAATCGTACATCGGCACGGGTTACTACGATACCATCACACCGAACGTCATTCTGAGGAATATCCTCGAAAACCCGGCCTGGTATACTGCTTACACTCCGTATCAGGCGGAGATCGCCCAGGGACGGCTCGAAATGCTCCTGAATTTCCAGACGGTGGTAACCGACCTGACGGGAATGGAAATCGCGAATGCCTCACTGCTCGACGAAGCGACCGCCGCCGCTGAGGCGATGACCATGCTGAATGCTGTAAAGGCTGGTGCAAGAAAGAAAGCCAACACATTCTTCGTGTCGGAACTGTGCCACCCGCAAACGATCGACCTGATATATACCCGCGCAAAGCCAATCGGCATTGAAGTGGTGGTAGGCAACCACGCGACCGTGGATCTTACCAACGAAGATATTTACGCCGCGCTCGTTCAGTACCCGGCTACCGACGGCGAGGTGATCGATTATACGGATTTTATCGCTTCGGCGCATGAGTTGGGGATTACCGTGGCTGTTGCAGCAGACCTGCTCGCATTGACGCTCCTGAAATCACCGGGCGAAATGGGCGCCGACGTGGTAATCGGTTCGTCTCAGCGTTTTGGCGTGCCAATGGGTTACGGCGGTCCGCACGCTGCGTATTTCGCGACCAAAGATGCTTATAAACGCCAGATTCCGGGCCGTATTATCGGTGTTTCGGTAGACGGCGAAGGTAATCGCGCATTGCGTATGGCGTTGCAGACGCGTGAGCAGCATATCCGTCGGGAAAAAGCCACGTCCAACATTTGCACCGCGCAGGTATTGCTGGCCGTTATTGCCGGTGCTTATTCGGTTTACCACGGGCCCGAGGGTATCAAAAATATTGCAGGCCGCGTTCACGGCCTTACCCGCCTGTTTGTGGATACGGTAAGGAAATTTAATTACGAGGTTGTTACTGAAAATTATTTCGATACCGTAACGCTCAGGACGCCACTGACCCGCAAATTGCGTGAGCAGGCATTGAAATGGGGCATTAACCTGAGATATCACGGTGACGAAAGCCTCTCGGTATCATTTGACGAGGCGAAGACATTCGACGACGTGATCGCATTGCTGAATGTATTTGCGGAAGTTTCCGGTTTCCAGGGCGAAATGGTGATCGACGAGGAACTGGAATTCTCGCTGCCCGAAAACCTGGTGAGAACTTCGGAATACCTCACACATCCGGTTTTCAATACGCACCATACCGAGCACGAAATGCTCCGTTATCTGAAATCTCTGGAAAACAAGGACCTTTCGCTGGTACATTCCATGATTTCGCTCGGTAGCTGTACGATGAAACTGAACGCTACTGCCGAAATGATCCCGCTTACGTGGCCGGAGTTTGGAGGGTTGCACCCGTTTGCACCTACCAATCAGGTTGGTGGGTATGCGCAGCTGGTGAGCGAGCTGAATACCTGGCTTTGCGAGATCACCGGTTTCGCGGCGATGTCGTTCCAGCCAAACTCGGGCGCGCAAGGCGAATATGCCGGTTTGATGGCCATTCGCGCATACCATGAAAGCCGCGGCGAGGCACATCGCAATGTGGCACTGATCCCTTCGTCGGCGCACGGAACCAATCCGGCTTCCGCTGTGATGGCAGGAATGAAGGTGGTAGTTACCAAATGCGACGAGCGTGGTAATATAGATGTGGAAGATTTGCGCGAGAAAGCGGAGCAACATGCCGCCGATCTGTCGTGCCTGATGGTAACCTATCCCTCGACGCACGGTGTTTATGAAGAAAGCATTATTGAAATCTGTTCGATGATCCACTCGTTCGGCGGACAGGTTTATATGGACGGTGCAAATATGAACGCGCAGGTGGGTCTTACAAGCCCCGCCAGCATTGGTGCCGATGTTTGCCACCTTAATCTGCACAAGACATTCTGCATCCCGCATGGCGGCGGCGGTCCTGGCGTAGGGCCGATCGGCGTGGCCGAGCACCTGATGCCGTTCCTGCCGGGACACGTGAATTTCAGCACGCAACCGGAACATTTGCCTGCCGGACAAGCAGGGGCGGTTTCTGCCGCACCTTATGGCAGCGCAAGCATTCTGACGATCTCTTATGCATACATCGCCATGATGGGCGGAGAAGGGCTTACTAATGCAACCAAATACGCTATCCTGAACGCAAACTACATTAAGGAACGCCTGAGTGGCCATTATGAGGTGCTTTATACGGGTGCAAACGGCCGTTGCGCACATGAAATGATCGTTGATTGCCGCAGCTTCAAAGCGGTCGGCGTGGAAGCCGAGGATCTGGCGAAACGTTTGATGGACTACGGTTTCCATGCACCAACCCTTTCATTCCCGGTTGCCGGCACATTGATGATCGAGCCTACCGAATCCGAATCGAAAGCGGAGCTGGACCGTTTCTGCGACGCAATGATCGCGATCCGTAATGAGATCCGGGAAGTGGAAGAAGGAATTGCCGACCGGACAGACAATGTATTGAAGAATGCACCGCATACTTCGCGCGTATTACTGAACGAAAGCTGGAATCGTTCGTACAGCCGCGAAAAAGCCGCATTCCCGCTGCCATACCTGCGCTTTAACAAGTTCTGGCCAAGCGTAAGCCGTGTAGACAGCGCTTACGGCGACCGGAACCTGATCTGCTCTTGCATCCCGGTTGAGGCTTATTCAGAGGTAGAAGAGGCGTAA
- a CDS encoding NADH-quinone oxidoreductase subunit I: MQLTNRSKQVSNKQMTLAERAYLPAIATGLAITIKHFFSKKVTIQYPEVKRYLGPVFRGRHILKRDAEGRERCTACGLCAVACPAEAISMVAAERVKGEEHLYREEKYAAVYEVNMLRCIFCGLCEEACPKQAVYLRHDEFVPVFTERDQVIWGKDLLVEDMNNRYTREAWTKEEARALDAKRARGEATNVVPRAIP, encoded by the coding sequence ATGCAATTGACAAATCGCTCAAAGCAAGTAAGCAATAAACAAATGACGCTGGCCGAACGCGCCTATCTGCCTGCTATTGCAACAGGTCTGGCGATTACGATCAAGCACTTCTTCTCAAAGAAAGTTACGATCCAATACCCCGAAGTGAAACGGTACCTTGGCCCGGTTTTCCGCGGGCGACATATTCTGAAAAGAGATGCCGAAGGTCGCGAACGCTGTACAGCCTGCGGGTTGTGTGCGGTAGCCTGCCCTGCGGAAGCGATTTCGATGGTTGCCGCCGAGCGTGTGAAGGGAGAAGAGCATCTCTACCGTGAAGAAAAATACGCGGCCGTTTACGAGGTTAATATGCTGCGCTGCATTTTCTGCGGCCTGTGCGAAGAGGCGTGTCCGAAACAGGCCGTTTACCTGCGCCACGACGAGTTCGTACCCGTGTTTACGGAACGCGACCAGGTGATCTGGGGCAAAGACCTCCTCGTGGAAGATATGAACAACCGCTATACCCGGGAAGCCTGGACCAAGGAAGAAGCACGTGCCCTGGATGCCAAAAGAGCCCGTGGTGAAGCTACCAATGTTGTTCCAAGAGCTATTCCTTGA
- a CDS encoding NADH-quinone oxidoreductase subunit J has product MNSAVSFFYFLSFLTILSAVMVVVSRNPIHSVLYLILTFFTLSGHYILLNAQFLAAVNIIVYAGAIMVLFLFVIMFLNMKQDQEEAKTNLTKIAATIVGGTVFVILFGAYRKTAIAPFDPQTYDSQVGMIESLGHMLFRDYLLPFELASILLLVAMVGAVLLGKREIGERHF; this is encoded by the coding sequence ATGAATTCAGCAGTATCGTTTTTTTATTTTCTATCCTTTCTGACCATCCTGAGCGCGGTGATGGTCGTCGTGTCGCGCAACCCCATTCACAGCGTTCTTTACCTGATCCTGACGTTTTTTACGCTCTCAGGGCATTATATCCTGCTGAATGCACAGTTTTTGGCTGCTGTTAACATTATCGTGTATGCGGGCGCGATTATGGTGCTTTTCCTCTTCGTAATCATGTTCCTCAATATGAAGCAGGATCAGGAGGAGGCTAAAACCAATCTGACAAAAATAGCCGCGACCATCGTCGGCGGGACCGTATTTGTAATCCTCTTCGGCGCTTACCGTAAAACCGCGATCGCACCATTCGACCCGCAAACCTACGATTCGCAGGTCGGTATGATCGAAAGCCTCGGACATATGCTTTTCCGCGATTACCTGCTGCCATTCGAACTGGCCTCGATTCTTTTGCTCGTAGCGATGGTCGGCGCCGTGCTACTCGGCAAACGCGAAATCGGCGAACGGCATTTTTAG
- the nuoH gene encoding NADH-quinone oxidoreductase subunit NuoH, producing MDLVEFLVKTVTIVVVFGLTLLIAMYSTWAERKVAGFIQDRSGPNRAGWGGLLQPLADAGKMFFKEDFIPALANKWLFIAGPSLAMLTALLASAVIPFGSTFRIAGHEVALQGVESNIGILYVFGVVALGVYGIMVGGWASNNKFSLLGAIRAASQNISYEVAMGLSLIAILMMSSSLSLGEIVAQQHGMNWNIFYQPLGFIIFITCSFAECNRVPFDLPECETELVGGYHTEYGSMKLGFYLFAEYINMFISSAIISVLYFGGYNYPGMDFVYGQLVKAFGTETGHNIATLIGTAVFFGKALFFVFFYMWVRWTIPRFRYDQLMNLGWKKLIPLAIFNILITGAAVLFLKPVITSWLN from the coding sequence ATGGATTTAGTAGAATTTCTTGTTAAAACCGTAACCATCGTCGTCGTCTTCGGACTCACCCTTCTGATTGCCATGTATTCCACATGGGCTGAACGGAAGGTAGCAGGTTTCATCCAGGATCGCAGCGGCCCGAACCGTGCGGGTTGGGGCGGACTTTTGCAGCCGCTCGCGGATGCCGGTAAAATGTTCTTCAAAGAGGATTTTATCCCCGCACTGGCCAATAAATGGCTTTTCATCGCGGGTCCCAGCCTGGCGATGTTAACTGCCTTGCTCGCGAGCGCGGTTATCCCATTCGGCAGCACATTCCGTATTGCCGGCCATGAAGTGGCATTGCAGGGTGTCGAATCCAATATCGGTATTCTGTACGTTTTCGGCGTTGTGGCATTGGGTGTATACGGGATCATGGTCGGAGGCTGGGCTTCGAACAACAAATTCTCTCTTCTCGGAGCGATCCGCGCCGCCTCGCAAAACATCAGTTACGAAGTAGCCATGGGCCTGTCACTGATCGCGATCCTGATGATGAGCAGTTCGCTGTCATTGGGCGAGATCGTTGCGCAGCAGCATGGTATGAACTGGAATATCTTCTACCAGCCGTTGGGCTTCATTATTTTCATTACCTGCTCGTTCGCTGAATGTAACCGTGTCCCATTCGACCTCCCCGAATGCGAAACTGAGCTTGTGGGTGGTTATCATACCGAGTATGGTAGTATGAAACTGGGCTTCTATCTGTTTGCGGAGTATATCAACATGTTCATTTCCTCGGCCATCATTTCCGTGTTGTATTTTGGTGGTTATAACTATCCGGGAATGGATTTTGTCTACGGGCAGCTGGTTAAGGCTTTCGGAACTGAAACAGGGCACAACATAGCAACGTTGATCGGAACGGCAGTTTTCTTTGGAAAGGCATTGTTCTTCGTGTTCTTCTACATGTGGGTACGTTGGACGATCCCCCGTTTCCGCTACGATCAGCTGATGAACCTCGGTTGGAAAAAGCTGATCCCGCTTGCCATTTTTAACATCCTCATCACTGGTGCTGCGGTGCTTTTTCTTAAGCCTGTAATCACTTCGTGGTTGAATTAA